In Myxococcus virescens, a single genomic region encodes these proteins:
- a CDS encoding myxosortase-dependent metalloprotease, MXAN_2677/MXAN_2678 family: MAGAPPPPRGGGPVRKVLALAAACLATSAQAQMEEEPAYRRTVVPRHPLCLVWPVREYVYHLDAAGSARTPGDSEVAAIEASFDSWRNVSDGCSDYRFTRGEDWRAPIAVGYDETRPRDNYNIITFRETSCHEVAPADDACWTEETCGNVYQCWEHPPGTIGLTTSTFSYRDGRVLDSDIELNASQPAQGYGFLFTTVDSPVCEREPSVDCVATDIQNTMTHEIGHVVGLDHVFVPGATMEATAPPGETRKRVIDSGSAAGFCDIYPRHLPPTQCFVREGAGFALKADGRGSGCAAAPGPVALGLGLAALVLTRVRRRAVRAAASLRRDERSWRGRRIL, from the coding sequence GTGGCTGGCGCGCCGCCGCCGCCGCGAGGAGGCGGTCCAGTGAGGAAGGTGCTGGCGCTCGCGGCCGCGTGCCTGGCCACCTCTGCTCAAGCGCAGATGGAGGAGGAGCCGGCCTACCGCCGCACCGTGGTGCCCAGGCACCCGCTGTGCCTGGTGTGGCCGGTGCGTGAGTATGTCTACCACCTGGATGCGGCGGGCAGCGCGCGCACGCCTGGGGACTCCGAGGTGGCGGCCATCGAGGCGTCCTTCGACTCGTGGCGGAACGTCTCCGACGGGTGCAGCGACTACCGGTTCACCCGGGGCGAGGACTGGCGAGCGCCCATCGCCGTGGGCTACGACGAGACGCGTCCCCGGGACAACTACAACATCATCACGTTCCGGGAGACGTCGTGCCACGAGGTTGCCCCGGCGGATGATGCGTGCTGGACCGAAGAGACGTGCGGCAACGTCTACCAGTGCTGGGAGCATCCGCCTGGGACCATCGGCCTCACCACGTCCACGTTCTCCTATCGGGACGGGCGGGTGTTGGACTCGGACATCGAGCTGAACGCGTCCCAGCCGGCACAGGGCTACGGCTTCCTCTTCACCACGGTGGACTCACCGGTGTGTGAGCGCGAGCCCTCGGTGGACTGCGTGGCCACGGACATCCAGAACACCATGACGCACGAGATTGGCCACGTGGTGGGGCTGGACCATGTCTTCGTCCCGGGCGCCACCATGGAGGCCACCGCGCCGCCGGGGGAAACGCGCAAGCGTGTCATCGACTCGGGGTCGGCCGCCGGGTTCTGTGACATCTACCCGCGTCACCTGCCGCCCACCCAGTGTTTCGTGCGGGAGGGGGCGGGGTTTGCGTTGAAGGCGGACGGCCGGGGCAGCGGCTGCGCGGCGGCGCCGGGACCGGTAGCGCTGGGGCTGGGGCTGGCCGCGCTCGTCCTGACGCGTGTGCGGCGGCGTGCGGTCCGCGCTGCGGCGTCCCTCCGGCGGGATGAAAGGTCCTGGCGTGGCCGTCGCATTCTTTGA
- a CDS encoding myxosortase-dependent metalloprotease, MXAN_2677/MXAN_2678 family yields the protein MIPLAPLMLALSLGQVDPYVRSRVDAGDTGTQCLYWTSHRIVWNQSTYGNPDTAGDSEFDAIRASFQSWQDIFAECGNLTLVEGPRVDERQVGYRRQGTNTNLVLFRTRDCNSVVPESDACWADDTCANTHDCWDDDDNTIAITLTTYDERSGIIYDSDISFNAARFSFTTANGGTCFPPVTTQCVATDVQNTATHEVGHLIGLDHTRATGSTMNPSAPPGEVSKRVVDSGSRGFVCDAYPQGQASQSCLHPVTSIELGPKAGGCSAAGPGGALSLVAVWSLWLARRRRREEAVQ from the coding sequence GTGATACCGCTCGCGCCCCTGATGCTGGCCCTGAGCCTGGGCCAGGTGGACCCCTACGTCCGCAGCCGTGTCGATGCGGGTGACACGGGCACGCAGTGCCTCTACTGGACGTCCCATCGCATCGTCTGGAACCAGAGCACCTACGGCAACCCGGACACGGCGGGCGACTCCGAGTTCGACGCGATTCGCGCCTCCTTCCAGAGCTGGCAGGACATCTTCGCCGAGTGCGGCAACCTCACGCTGGTGGAAGGCCCGCGCGTGGACGAACGCCAGGTGGGCTACCGGCGCCAGGGAACCAATACCAACCTGGTGCTGTTCCGGACCCGGGACTGCAACTCCGTGGTGCCCGAGAGCGATGCGTGCTGGGCCGACGACACGTGTGCCAACACGCATGACTGCTGGGATGACGACGACAACACCATCGCCATCACCCTCACCACGTACGACGAGCGCTCGGGAATCATCTACGACTCGGACATCTCCTTCAACGCGGCGCGCTTCTCCTTCACGACGGCGAACGGCGGCACGTGCTTCCCGCCGGTGACGACCCAGTGTGTTGCCACCGACGTGCAGAACACCGCCACGCACGAGGTCGGCCACCTCATCGGTCTGGACCACACGCGCGCCACCGGCTCCACCATGAACCCCAGCGCGCCGCCGGGAGAGGTGTCCAAGCGCGTGGTGGACTCGGGCTCGCGCGGCTTCGTCTGTGACGCCTACCCCCAGGGGCAGGCCAGCCAGTCGTGCCTCCACCCGGTGACGTCCATCGAACTGGGGCCCAAGGCTGGAGGCTGCTCCGCGGCGGGGCCGGGTGGGGCGCTGTCGCTGGTGGCCGTCTGGTCGCTGTGGCTGGCGCGCCGCCGCCGCCGCGAGGAGGCGGTCCAGTGA
- the gltX gene encoding glutamate--tRNA ligase, giving the protein MPPALRVRFAPSPTGYLHIGGARTALMNFLQARRQGGTFVLRMEDTDQGRSTPESVQAILDGLNWLGIDWDEGPGKEGPYAPYFQMQRLDTYRKHADQLIAEGKAYRCYCTKEELDAQRQVAEKAGGAFKYPGTCRERTAPPAGRNAADAVIRFKMPAGDGSVSFTDKALGTITKTHSDLDDWVMMRADGIPVYNFGCVIDDHLMDITLVARGQEHVNSTFPQLMLYQALGWTPPDFAHLPLILGPDREKLSKRKHPEADVMVHKRNGVMPEALLNFVIRLGWSHGNDEVISREQMLEWFDFSDVGTTSGVWNPEKLLWLNQQWMKQLPVETVVERLLPFLEAKGIQAKGDPRLETLVRTLRERSNTLEDIATTAANVYFRSGITLDEKAATKHLSGESLNLLRKVRETLAALPEWSVEALDGVVKQVSEASSVGMGKVAQPIRVALTGNTTSPGIGETLVLVGRDESLLRIDAALTRG; this is encoded by the coding sequence ATGCCTCCTGCCCTTCGCGTCCGCTTCGCTCCCTCGCCTACCGGTTACCTTCACATTGGCGGTGCCCGTACGGCGCTGATGAATTTTCTCCAGGCGCGGCGCCAGGGCGGCACCTTCGTCCTTCGCATGGAGGACACGGACCAGGGCCGCTCCACCCCGGAGTCGGTGCAGGCCATCCTGGACGGACTGAACTGGCTGGGCATCGACTGGGATGAGGGCCCCGGTAAGGAAGGCCCCTACGCCCCCTACTTCCAGATGCAGCGGCTGGACACCTACCGCAAGCACGCCGACCAGCTCATCGCCGAGGGCAAGGCCTACCGGTGCTACTGCACGAAGGAGGAGCTCGACGCGCAGCGGCAGGTGGCGGAGAAGGCGGGCGGCGCGTTCAAGTACCCGGGCACCTGCCGCGAGCGGACCGCCCCCCCCGCCGGCCGCAACGCCGCGGACGCCGTCATCCGCTTCAAGATGCCCGCGGGCGACGGCTCCGTGTCCTTCACCGACAAGGCGCTGGGCACCATCACCAAGACGCACAGCGACCTGGATGACTGGGTCATGATGCGGGCGGACGGCATCCCCGTGTACAACTTCGGGTGTGTCATTGATGACCACCTGATGGACATCACCCTGGTCGCGCGCGGCCAGGAGCACGTCAACTCCACCTTCCCGCAGCTCATGCTGTACCAGGCGCTGGGGTGGACGCCGCCCGACTTCGCCCACCTGCCGCTCATCCTGGGCCCGGACCGCGAGAAGCTGTCCAAGCGCAAGCACCCGGAAGCGGACGTGATGGTGCACAAGCGCAACGGCGTCATGCCGGAGGCGCTGCTCAACTTCGTCATCCGCCTGGGCTGGAGCCACGGCAACGACGAGGTCATCAGCCGCGAGCAGATGCTCGAGTGGTTCGACTTCAGCGACGTGGGCACCACCTCCGGCGTGTGGAACCCGGAGAAGCTGCTGTGGCTCAACCAGCAGTGGATGAAGCAGCTGCCGGTGGAGACCGTGGTGGAGCGGCTGCTCCCCTTCCTGGAGGCGAAGGGCATCCAGGCGAAAGGCGACCCGCGGCTGGAGACGCTGGTGCGCACGCTGCGCGAGCGCTCCAACACCCTGGAAGACATCGCCACCACCGCGGCCAACGTCTACTTCCGCTCCGGCATCACCCTGGACGAGAAGGCCGCCACCAAGCACCTCTCCGGAGAGTCCCTCAACCTGCTGCGCAAGGTGCGTGAGACGCTCGCCGCGCTGCCGGAGTGGTCGGTGGAGGCGCTGGACGGCGTGGTGAAGCAGGTGAGCGAGGCCTCCAGCGTCGGCATGGGCAAGGTGGCGCAGCCCATCCGCGTGGCACTCACCGGCAACACCACCAGCCCGGGCATCGGCGAGACGCTGGTGCTGGTAGGCCGCGACGAATCCCTGCTGCGCATCGACGCGGCGCTGACGCGCGGTTGA
- a CDS encoding response regulator — protein sequence MRISAAMEFPFETGEGEGGEGGTLASTVLVVDDEPVVLDICARLLERDADLVVTLAASAEDALPLLAEQRFDVLVTDKNLPGMGGVELIAEARRLQPSLEAVMITGYASSESVVAAFAAGASDYILKPFDDLRVLRAKVRAALERRTAGLLVREQAREVAREAAALLASGQDAPELAYEALEAELRAYEEAVRLGLNGRVAVVGSANTVTVLQDAGFEAVELPPYAPELERADVVIVETGDPQWRTLAERLQRRPPDVLLLASPQADLGDLLEAITLRMDLVGFGTSQGAVALPEKVRMLLLRRGVQRAQDRLAAALAAFRQSIAAPLP from the coding sequence GTGCGAATCTCCGCGGCCATGGAGTTCCCGTTCGAAACCGGTGAGGGTGAAGGAGGGGAAGGGGGGACGCTCGCCTCGACGGTGCTGGTGGTGGATGACGAGCCCGTCGTGCTGGACATCTGTGCCCGCCTTCTGGAGCGAGATGCCGACCTGGTGGTGACGCTGGCCGCGAGCGCGGAGGACGCCCTCCCGCTGCTGGCCGAGCAGCGCTTCGACGTCCTGGTGACGGACAAGAACCTGCCCGGCATGGGCGGCGTGGAGCTCATCGCCGAGGCGCGCCGTCTCCAGCCGTCCCTGGAAGCGGTGATGATTACCGGCTACGCCAGCTCCGAAAGCGTCGTTGCCGCCTTCGCCGCGGGCGCCAGTGACTACATCCTCAAGCCTTTTGACGACCTGCGGGTGCTGCGCGCCAAGGTGCGCGCAGCCCTGGAGCGCAGGACGGCGGGCCTGCTCGTGCGGGAGCAGGCCCGGGAGGTGGCCCGCGAGGCCGCGGCCCTCCTGGCCTCCGGACAGGATGCGCCGGAGCTCGCCTACGAAGCCCTGGAGGCGGAGCTGCGAGCCTACGAGGAAGCGGTGCGCCTGGGCCTCAATGGCCGCGTGGCCGTCGTGGGCAGCGCGAATACCGTCACCGTTCTTCAGGACGCTGGCTTCGAGGCGGTGGAGCTGCCGCCCTACGCCCCCGAACTGGAGCGCGCGGACGTCGTCATCGTGGAGACGGGCGACCCCCAGTGGCGCACGCTGGCCGAGCGCCTTCAGCGCAGACCGCCCGACGTGCTGCTGCTCGCCAGCCCCCAGGCGGACCTGGGGGATTTGCTGGAGGCGATTACGCTGCGCATGGACCTGGTGGGCTTCGGCACCAGCCAGGGCGCCGTCGCGCTGCCGGAGAAGGTGCGCATGTTGCTGCTGCGCCGGGGCGTGCAGCGGGCGCAAGATCGGCTCGCCGCGGCGCTCGCCGCCTTCCGGCAGAGCATCGCCGCGCCGTTGCCCTGA
- a CDS encoding sensor histidine kinase codes for MNPSELPAVLYVDDDALNLRVFDANFGQRFRIFRSSSPSEALALLEQRRGEIGVILSDQRMPGMTGVELLERARTIAPDAKRMLVTAYADMQAVIDAVNRGQVTRYFVKPWDRTELQAALDDALKIARLELRIREVEGRMMKSERLATLGQVTAGIAHELMGPVGYLSQNVASLQRDLGSVIQYVSRHLQTDPDPAVAETVEDLPALIKDLADGAEHLRQVALGLRAQARGEDLEATADVAEVVSFAVKLARAEVRERARLTSNGEPVRVTFGPVKLCQVLLNLIVNAAQAMGTTGRPGRIEVRWTTTPEDVVLTVADNGCGISMELQERVFQPMFTTKPVGVGTGLGLSICRELVTQFGGSLRLSSTPGEGTEIEITLRRAPLP; via the coding sequence ATGAACCCGTCTGAACTCCCCGCGGTCCTCTACGTCGACGATGACGCGCTGAACCTCCGGGTCTTCGACGCGAACTTCGGGCAGCGCTTCCGCATCTTCCGCAGCTCCTCGCCCAGCGAGGCGTTGGCGCTCCTGGAGCAGCGCCGGGGCGAGATTGGCGTCATCCTCTCCGACCAGCGGATGCCGGGCATGACGGGCGTGGAGCTGCTGGAGCGGGCGCGCACGATTGCTCCGGACGCCAAGCGCATGCTCGTCACGGCCTACGCGGACATGCAGGCCGTCATCGACGCCGTCAACCGCGGCCAGGTGACGCGCTACTTCGTCAAGCCGTGGGACCGGACGGAGCTCCAGGCCGCACTCGATGACGCGCTCAAGATTGCCCGGCTGGAGCTGCGCATCCGCGAGGTGGAAGGGCGCATGATGAAGTCCGAGCGTCTGGCCACCCTGGGACAGGTGACGGCGGGCATCGCGCACGAGCTGATGGGGCCGGTGGGCTACCTGTCGCAGAACGTGGCGTCGCTGCAGCGCGACCTGGGCAGCGTCATCCAGTACGTGTCGCGGCACCTGCAGACGGACCCCGACCCCGCCGTGGCGGAGACGGTGGAGGACCTGCCCGCCCTCATCAAGGACCTGGCGGACGGCGCCGAGCACCTGCGGCAGGTGGCGCTGGGGCTGCGAGCCCAGGCCCGCGGTGAGGACCTGGAGGCCACGGCGGACGTCGCGGAAGTGGTGTCCTTCGCAGTGAAGCTGGCGCGCGCCGAGGTGCGGGAGCGGGCGCGGCTGACGAGCAACGGCGAGCCCGTGCGCGTCACCTTCGGCCCGGTGAAGCTGTGCCAGGTGCTGCTCAACCTCATCGTCAACGCGGCGCAGGCCATGGGCACCACGGGACGTCCCGGGCGCATCGAGGTCCGGTGGACGACGACTCCCGAGGACGTGGTGCTCACGGTGGCGGACAACGGCTGCGGCATTTCCATGGAGCTGCAGGAGCGCGTCTTCCAGCCCATGTTCACCACCAAGCCCGTGGGCGTGGGAACCGGACTGGGCCTGTCCATCTGCCGGGAGCTCGTCACGCAGTTCGGCGGCAGCCTCCGGTTGTCCTCCACGCCAGGGGAGGGCACCGAAATCGAAATCACCCTCCGGCGAGCCCCGCTCCCCTGA
- a CDS encoding DUF2795 domain-containing protein, translating into MTRERLAQGVSELESRGGPPLPLAESLHKALDGAVFPLSARQLTWVARENEAPALVLSLLGSLPRASFGSVDAVARALEGDLEATVPQQSASSR; encoded by the coding sequence ATGACACGCGAACGGCTTGCCCAGGGTGTGTCGGAGTTGGAGTCGCGCGGAGGCCCGCCGCTGCCGCTGGCGGAGTCGCTGCACAAGGCGCTCGACGGCGCCGTCTTTCCGCTGTCCGCGCGGCAGTTGACCTGGGTGGCCCGTGAGAACGAGGCCCCGGCCCTGGTGCTCTCGCTCCTGGGTTCGCTTCCCCGGGCCAGCTTCGGCTCCGTGGACGCGGTGGCCCGGGCGCTGGAAGGCGACCTGGAGGCCACGGTTCCGCAACAGTCGGCTTCTTCGCGCTGA
- a CDS encoding pyruvate dehydrogenase complex dihydrolipoamide acetyltransferase: MAIPIQMPSLSPTMTEGKIVKWLKKQGDKVSSGDAVAEVETDKSNLEIEAYDDGYLLQVLVGEGEMAKVGAPIAYIGAKGEKVGAGKQAAPAAAPPEQKPQPAPAAPAPQAAAKPASSGGSDNRIAIQMPSLSPTMTEGKIVKWLKKQGDKVSSGDAVAEVETDKSNLEIEAYDNGTLAEIVVGENQMAKVGAPIAYLTVKGAKAAPAAPAAQPKAPAPAPEKPAAAKPAAAPAQAGGRRLRASPVAKRIAREKGLDLTQVSGSGPSGRVVKRDIEEALARGPAAVPAAKKAPAAQPAPGVRPEPTVVPLTSMRKVIAQRMTEVKPGVPHFYLTIEVDMEAASKVREEAKAMDLKVSVNDLIVKAVAMAVRRYPKINVSLQGDKVVQFHSVDVGIAVALEEGLITPILRDADQKGLQAIASGVRELAERARKRALKPEEYTGGSITVSNLGMYGIDQFVAVINPPQASILAVGAVSEKAVVRDGQLAVRKMMTATLSCDHRVIDGAIGAEFLRELRGLLEHPTRLLF; the protein is encoded by the coding sequence ATGGCCATTCCCATCCAGATGCCGAGCCTGTCCCCGACGATGACGGAGGGGAAGATCGTCAAGTGGCTCAAGAAGCAAGGGGACAAGGTGTCCTCCGGCGATGCCGTGGCCGAGGTGGAGACGGACAAGTCCAACCTCGAAATCGAAGCCTACGACGACGGGTACCTGCTGCAGGTGCTCGTCGGCGAGGGCGAGATGGCCAAGGTGGGCGCGCCCATCGCCTATATCGGTGCGAAGGGTGAGAAGGTGGGGGCCGGCAAGCAGGCCGCGCCCGCCGCCGCGCCTCCTGAGCAGAAGCCCCAGCCGGCGCCCGCAGCCCCCGCGCCGCAGGCCGCCGCGAAGCCCGCATCGTCGGGCGGCAGTGACAACCGCATCGCCATCCAGATGCCGAGCCTGTCCCCGACGATGACGGAGGGGAAGATCGTCAAGTGGCTCAAGAAGCAGGGGGACAAGGTGTCCTCCGGCGATGCCGTGGCCGAGGTGGAGACGGACAAGTCCAACCTCGAAATCGAGGCCTACGACAACGGCACCCTGGCGGAGATCGTCGTCGGGGAGAACCAGATGGCGAAGGTGGGGGCGCCCATCGCGTACCTCACCGTGAAGGGCGCCAAGGCGGCCCCGGCCGCTCCGGCGGCGCAGCCCAAGGCGCCTGCTCCGGCTCCCGAGAAGCCGGCGGCGGCGAAGCCCGCGGCGGCTCCGGCCCAGGCGGGTGGCCGGCGTCTCCGCGCCAGCCCCGTGGCGAAGAGAATCGCGCGCGAGAAGGGTCTGGACCTCACCCAGGTGAGTGGCTCGGGTCCCTCTGGCCGCGTGGTGAAGCGCGACATCGAGGAGGCGCTCGCGCGAGGACCGGCGGCGGTTCCTGCCGCGAAGAAGGCCCCGGCCGCGCAGCCCGCTCCGGGCGTGCGTCCCGAGCCGACCGTGGTCCCCCTCACGTCCATGCGCAAGGTCATCGCGCAGCGGATGACGGAGGTGAAGCCCGGCGTGCCTCACTTCTACCTCACCATCGAGGTGGACATGGAGGCGGCGTCGAAGGTGCGCGAAGAGGCGAAGGCGATGGACCTCAAGGTCTCCGTCAACGACCTCATCGTGAAGGCCGTGGCCATGGCGGTGCGCCGCTACCCGAAGATCAACGTCTCGCTGCAGGGCGACAAGGTCGTCCAGTTCCACAGTGTGGACGTGGGCATCGCGGTGGCGCTGGAGGAAGGCCTCATCACGCCCATCCTCCGGGATGCGGACCAGAAGGGCCTGCAGGCCATCGCGTCGGGCGTGCGTGAGCTGGCCGAGCGCGCTCGCAAGCGCGCCCTCAAGCCGGAGGAGTACACCGGCGGCTCCATCACCGTCAGCAACCTGGGCATGTACGGCATCGACCAGTTCGTCGCCGTCATCAACCCGCCGCAGGCCTCCATCCTCGCGGTGGGTGCCGTCTCCGAGAAGGCGGTGGTGCGCGATGGTCAGCTGGCGGTCCGGAAGATGATGACGGCGACACTGTCGTGCGATCACCGCGTCATCGACGGTGCCATTGGCGCCGAGTTCCTGCGCGAGCTGCGCGGGCTGCTCGAGCACCCCACGCGGCTGCTGTTCTAG
- a CDS encoding pyruvate dehydrogenase complex E1 component subunit beta translates to MPELMYREALNQALAEEMERDANVYLIGEEVGRYNGAFKVSQGLLDKFGSARIIDAPIAELGFTGLSVGAAMVGLRPVVEMMTWNFAILAMDQIVNNAAKLRHMSGGQLRCPIVFRGPGGAGGRLSSQHSQALEANYAHFPGLKVIAPATPADAKGMLKAAIRDENPVIMFEGERLYAIKGEVPEGEHVVPLGKADVKREGSDVTIITWSRMYYFCMQAAEELAKEGISAEVLDLRTLRPLDEEAILASVRKTNRAVIVEEGWGLAGVGASVVDIIQSKAFDDLDAPVERVTGLDVNMSYAANLENATQPDAPKIIAAVKKVLYREGA, encoded by the coding sequence GCTGAACCAAGCGCTCGCCGAGGAAATGGAACGCGACGCCAACGTCTATCTGATTGGCGAGGAAGTGGGCCGTTACAACGGCGCCTTCAAGGTGTCGCAGGGACTGCTGGACAAGTTCGGGAGCGCGCGCATCATCGACGCGCCCATCGCCGAGCTGGGCTTCACCGGCCTGAGCGTGGGCGCGGCCATGGTGGGCTTGCGCCCCGTGGTGGAGATGATGACCTGGAACTTCGCGATTCTCGCGATGGACCAGATCGTCAACAACGCGGCCAAGCTGCGGCACATGTCCGGTGGCCAGCTGCGCTGCCCCATCGTGTTCCGCGGTCCGGGCGGCGCTGGCGGCCGGTTGTCCAGCCAGCACAGCCAGGCGCTGGAGGCCAACTACGCGCACTTCCCGGGCCTGAAGGTGATTGCGCCCGCCACGCCCGCGGATGCCAAGGGCATGCTCAAGGCCGCCATCCGGGACGAGAACCCGGTGATCATGTTCGAGGGCGAGCGGCTCTACGCCATCAAGGGTGAGGTGCCGGAAGGCGAGCACGTCGTGCCGCTCGGCAAGGCGGACGTGAAGCGCGAGGGCTCCGACGTCACCATCATCACCTGGAGCCGCATGTATTACTTCTGCATGCAGGCGGCCGAGGAATTGGCGAAGGAGGGCATCAGCGCGGAGGTCCTGGACCTGCGCACGCTGCGGCCCCTGGATGAGGAGGCCATCCTGGCGAGCGTGCGCAAGACGAACCGCGCCGTCATCGTGGAGGAGGGCTGGGGGCTCGCCGGCGTGGGCGCGTCCGTGGTGGATATCATCCAGTCGAAGGCGTTCGACGACCTGGACGCACCGGTGGAGCGCGTCACGGGCCTGGACGTCAACATGTCCTATGCAGCGAACCTGGAGAACGCGACCCAGCCGGACGCACCGAAGATCATCGCCGCGGTGAAGAAGGTGCTGTACCGCGAGGGAGCTTGA